A region from the Sphingomonas flavescens genome encodes:
- a CDS encoding Hpt domain-containing protein: protein MAEEALDVVDWVSFEKGRSELGPGFIRILSYFKEDGVKSIAQIEQAMRDENTIALVMPSHTLKGEARQLGAEPLAKVAELIETTARFCIESRRFPDELVPEVVQLRKLFDQTVELFEKATNPLVQRTPTGGFGRKVTNQGFGRI from the coding sequence GTGGCCGAAGAGGCTTTGGACGTCGTCGACTGGGTGAGCTTCGAAAAGGGGCGGTCCGAACTCGGCCCGGGCTTCATCCGCATTCTCAGCTACTTCAAGGAAGATGGCGTGAAGTCGATCGCGCAGATCGAACAGGCGATGCGCGACGAGAATACGATCGCGCTGGTCATGCCGTCGCACACGCTCAAGGGAGAGGCTCGCCAGCTTGGCGCAGAACCGCTCGCCAAGGTTGCCGAGCTGATCGAGACGACCGCGCGCTTCTGCATAGAAAGCCGCCGCTTCCCCGACGAACTGGTGCCGGAGGTCGTGCAGCTTCGAAAGCTGTTCGATCAAACTGTCGAACTTTTCGAGAAGGCCACCAATCCGCTGGTTCAGCGCACGCCTACGGGCGGCTTTGGCCGAAAGGTCACCAATCAGGGCTTCGGCCGGATCTAG
- a CDS encoding PQQ-like beta-propeller repeat protein, producing the protein MNKLTLTRTTLLVAATLAASGCGILKKGKGPSTPVLGQRIAVLTGEGDVAVDPETAALPMSLPAATANTEWTQSGGNAVKSMGQLALGQALNRAFSVQAGRGNSLTARLAAAPIVAGGRVYTIDTLGSVRAFDASTGGQVWASQTPTERNNQASLYGGGLAYANGRVYATNGLGFVAALDERNGGIVWQVRPGGPLRGAPTVAYDSVYVISQDNQIYSLKTADGSTNWSQQASLEVAGVFGSASPAVGQGTVVAGFSSGELNAYRYENARQVWQDALQRTSIRTSVSSLNDIDADPVIDSGQVIAIGQGGRMVALELTTGQRQWELNVAGISTPWVAGDWIFVVTDDAKLICVYRQNGHVRWISQLPQFQKAKSKKGEIDYSGPVLAGNRLIVTGSNGALIYADPTTGAVQSQTSIGAPISLSPVVANSTLYILDDRARLTAFR; encoded by the coding sequence ATGAACAAACTGACGCTTACCCGGACCACCCTTCTTGTCGCGGCGACGCTCGCGGCCAGCGGCTGCGGCATCCTGAAGAAGGGGAAGGGGCCGAGTACGCCGGTCCTTGGCCAACGGATTGCCGTCCTGACCGGTGAAGGCGACGTTGCGGTCGATCCCGAGACTGCGGCGCTGCCGATGAGCTTGCCTGCCGCAACGGCAAATACGGAATGGACGCAGTCGGGCGGGAACGCCGTCAAGTCGATGGGGCAGCTGGCGCTTGGCCAGGCCCTCAACCGCGCATTTAGCGTGCAGGCCGGACGGGGAAATTCGCTGACGGCCCGCTTGGCCGCGGCTCCAATCGTCGCCGGCGGCCGCGTCTACACCATTGATACGCTGGGTTCGGTACGCGCCTTCGACGCGTCAACGGGTGGACAGGTCTGGGCGAGCCAGACCCCGACCGAGCGCAATAACCAGGCGTCGCTCTATGGCGGCGGCCTCGCCTACGCCAACGGCCGCGTCTACGCGACCAACGGCTTGGGCTTCGTCGCGGCACTCGATGAGCGGAATGGCGGGATCGTCTGGCAGGTTCGTCCGGGCGGTCCGCTGCGCGGCGCCCCGACGGTCGCCTATGATTCCGTCTATGTCATCAGCCAGGATAATCAGATCTACTCGCTGAAGACGGCGGACGGCTCGACCAACTGGTCGCAGCAAGCCTCTCTAGAGGTCGCCGGCGTATTCGGCTCGGCATCACCGGCAGTCGGCCAAGGCACGGTCGTGGCCGGCTTCTCCTCGGGCGAGCTTAACGCCTATCGCTACGAGAACGCCCGCCAGGTCTGGCAGGACGCCCTTCAGCGCACGAGTATCCGTACCAGCGTTTCCTCGCTTAACGATATCGACGCCGATCCGGTGATCGATAGCGGCCAGGTCATCGCGATCGGACAGGGCGGACGCATGGTCGCGCTCGAGCTGACGACCGGCCAGCGTCAGTGGGAGCTGAATGTCGCCGGCATTTCGACCCCATGGGTCGCGGGTGATTGGATCTTTGTCGTCACCGACGATGCCAAGCTCATCTGCGTCTATCGGCAGAACGGGCACGTGCGTTGGATTAGCCAGCTGCCGCAGTTCCAGAAGGCGAAGTCGAAAAAGGGTGAGATCGATTATTCCGGTCCCGTGCTAGCGGGCAACCGGCTGATCGTCACAGGCTCAAACGGCGCCTTGATCTATGCCGATCCGACCACGGGCGCGGTGCAGAGCCAGACGAGCATCGGCGCGCCGATCAGCCTTTCGCCAGTGGTGGCCAATTCGACGCTTTACATCCTCGATGATCGCGCCCGCCTGACGGCGTTCCGCTAA
- a CDS encoding tetratricopeptide repeat protein → MAQPPEISDTFVREVDENLRRDQVEDFFKRYGSWIAAAVVLFLVVSGGFIWWKQRQAKQNEARVEKLAQTYTDIASGNVTQAPQKFDELSKDGSKAVRGTAMFARAAVALQQGDPKQATGIYQSIAGNSGLPKPYRDAALIRQTALQFDQLQPQEVISRLQPLAKPGDPWFGSAGEMTALALIKQNKKAEAGQLFLAIVKDVNVPQSIRARAVQVAGSLGVDASSALPPQAQ, encoded by the coding sequence TTGGCGCAGCCCCCGGAAATCAGCGACACCTTCGTCCGCGAAGTCGACGAGAACCTGCGTCGCGATCAGGTTGAGGATTTTTTCAAGCGCTATGGCAGCTGGATCGCGGCCGCAGTGGTGCTTTTTCTGGTCGTCAGCGGCGGCTTCATCTGGTGGAAGCAGCGCCAGGCAAAGCAGAATGAGGCGCGGGTCGAGAAGCTTGCGCAAACCTATACCGACATCGCGTCGGGCAACGTTACACAGGCTCCTCAGAAGTTCGACGAGCTATCTAAGGACGGCAGCAAGGCGGTGCGCGGGACCGCAATGTTCGCGCGCGCGGCCGTCGCGCTTCAGCAGGGCGACCCGAAGCAGGCTACCGGAATCTATCAGTCCATTGCTGGCAATAGCGGCCTACCGAAGCCGTACCGTGACGCGGCGCTAATCCGGCAAACGGCCCTGCAGTTCGACCAGCTTCAACCGCAAGAAGTGATTTCACGTCTGCAGCCGCTTGCGAAGCCTGGCGATCCCTGGTTCGGAAGTGCCGGTGAGATGACCGCCCTCGCCTTAATCAAGCAAAACAAGAAGGCGGAAGCCGGGCAGCTGTTCCTGGCCATCGTCAAGGACGTCAATGTCCCGCAATCCATTCGCGCACGCGCCGTTCAGGTCGCTGGCTCGCTTGGCGTCGACGCCAGCAGCGCGCTTCCGCCTCAGGCCCAATAG
- the der gene encoding ribosome biogenesis GTPase Der: MPLPTVAIVGRPNVGKSTLFNRLVGKRLALVDDRPGVTRDRREGDASLLGMDFRVIDTAGFEEDDPQTLPGRMRAQTEAAVREADAALFLIDARDGLTPLDEEIGRWLRAESTPVIVVANKAEGRAAEAGILESFSLGLGEPIAVSAEHGEGIADLFGALQPLIEREDFEEEAEDDEDAPLKIAIVGRPNAGKSTLVNRLLGEERMITGPEAGITRDSISLQWEWNGHPVQLVDTAGLRKRAKVEDKLERLSAADTRRAIDYAEVVVLLLDATRGLESQDLRIASQVIEEGRALILALNKWDVAENASSLFNGVKAALDEGLSQLRNVPLLTVSAKTGKGTDMIFKVAFEMREAWSRRVPTGELNRWFERAIEANPPPAPKGQRIKLRYITQVKNRPPSFVVFGNRTDELPDSYRRYLLNSMRRDFNMEAIPLRLEFRGRSNPFDRNRR; the protein is encoded by the coding sequence ATGCCTCTTCCGACCGTTGCCATCGTCGGCCGACCCAATGTCGGCAAATCGACCCTGTTCAACCGGCTGGTCGGTAAGCGTCTCGCGCTGGTCGACGATCGGCCTGGCGTCACGCGCGACCGTCGTGAGGGCGACGCAAGCCTGCTGGGCATGGACTTCCGAGTCATCGATACAGCTGGGTTTGAAGAGGATGATCCACAGACATTGCCGGGCCGAATGCGGGCGCAGACCGAGGCCGCGGTTCGCGAAGCCGACGCCGCGCTGTTTCTGATCGACGCACGCGACGGCCTGACACCGCTTGACGAGGAAATTGGCCGCTGGCTGCGCGCGGAAAGCACGCCGGTGATCGTCGTCGCCAACAAAGCAGAGGGCCGTGCCGCTGAAGCGGGCATCCTCGAAAGCTTCAGTTTGGGCCTCGGCGAGCCGATTGCGGTCAGCGCCGAGCACGGCGAAGGAATCGCCGACCTGTTTGGGGCGCTGCAGCCGCTGATCGAGCGCGAGGACTTTGAGGAAGAGGCGGAAGACGACGAAGACGCCCCGCTGAAGATTGCTATCGTCGGACGGCCGAACGCGGGCAAGTCGACGCTGGTGAACCGATTGCTGGGCGAGGAGAGGATGATCACGGGGCCGGAAGCGGGCATCACCCGCGATTCCATTAGCCTGCAGTGGGAATGGAACGGCCATCCGGTTCAACTTGTCGATACCGCGGGCTTGCGCAAACGCGCCAAGGTCGAGGACAAGCTTGAACGCCTGTCGGCCGCCGATACTCGCCGCGCCATCGACTATGCCGAAGTGGTCGTCCTGCTCCTCGACGCCACCCGCGGCCTTGAATCGCAGGATCTGCGCATCGCCTCGCAAGTCATCGAGGAGGGGCGAGCGCTGATCCTCGCCCTCAACAAATGGGATGTCGCCGAAAACGCCTCTTCGTTGTTCAACGGCGTAAAAGCCGCGCTCGACGAGGGCCTGTCCCAGCTTCGTAATGTCCCGTTGCTCACCGTGTCTGCCAAGACCGGCAAGGGGACGGACATGATATTCAAGGTCGCGTTCGAGATGCGGGAGGCGTGGAGTCGCCGCGTGCCGACGGGCGAGCTCAATCGCTGGTTCGAGCGCGCTATCGAGGCCAATCCGCCACCGGCTCCGAAAGGCCAGCGGATAAAGCTTCGCTACATTACGCAGGTGAAGAACCGCCCGCCCAGCTTCGTCGTCTTCGGGAACCGCACTGACGAGTTGCCGGACAGTTATCGCCGCTATCTGCTCAACTCCATGCGGCGCGACTTCAACATGGAAGCGATCCCTTTGCGGCTCGAATTCCGAGGCCGCAGCAATCCGTTCGACCGCAATCGCCGCTAG
- a CDS encoding L,D-transpeptidase family protein, whose product MKFTKAATLIVAMALAGCQTASAPQMAATKAGPSVSNEVPYRWTLGNAPQAHKDMVAEFNKVGLKPGEFVWATEAPAAGDTRIVVDLLTQMTYVYRGEKLLGASSMSSAKTGHITPYGNWTILEKRPFYRSKKYDNAPMPFMQRIDDYGIAFHGGANPGYPASHGCIRLPMKFAQKLYGVTKLGTKVIIEG is encoded by the coding sequence ATGAAATTTACTAAGGCGGCGACCCTGATCGTCGCGATGGCCTTGGCTGGCTGTCAGACCGCGTCGGCACCGCAGATGGCGGCTACAAAGGCCGGCCCGTCGGTTTCGAACGAGGTCCCGTATCGCTGGACGCTGGGCAATGCGCCGCAAGCCCACAAGGACATGGTCGCGGAATTCAACAAGGTCGGTCTGAAACCGGGTGAGTTCGTCTGGGCTACGGAGGCCCCGGCGGCCGGAGACACGCGCATTGTCGTCGATCTGCTGACGCAGATGACTTACGTCTACCGGGGCGAAAAGCTTCTTGGTGCGTCGAGCATGTCTAGTGCCAAAACCGGGCACATCACGCCCTACGGGAACTGGACGATCCTCGAAAAACGCCCTTTCTACCGTTCAAAGAAGTACGACAACGCGCCGATGCCATTCATGCAGCGCATCGATGATTACGGCATCGCGTTCCATGGTGGCGCGAACCCTGGTTATCCCGCCAGTCACGGCTGCATTCGTCTTCCAATGAAATTCGCGCAGAAGCTTTACGGGGTCACCAAGCTCGGCACGAAGGTCATCATCGAGGGATAA
- the purL gene encoding phosphoribosylformylglycinamidine synthase subunit PurL gives MDVLEASRITPEMVVEHGLSPEEYDRILKALGREPNLVELGIFSVMWSEHCSYKSSRVHLKKLPTEAPWVICGPGENAGVIDIGDGDAAIFKMESHNHPSYIEPYQGAATGVGGILRDVFTMGARPVANLNALRFGRPDHPKMRHLIAGVVAGIGGYGNCVGVPTVGGEVNFDQAYDGNILVNAMTVGVAKTDKIFYSAASGIGNPIVYVGSKTGRDGIHGATMASADFDENSDEKRPTVQVGDPFTEKLLIEACLELMATDAIVAIQDMGAAGLTSSSVEMASKGGAGIRLDMNKVPCRETGMTPYEMMLSESQERMLMVLKPGREPEAEAIFRKWELDFAVIGEVTDTGHMVLEFNGEVVCDIPLDPLADEAPLYDRPHLPLPKYKAWANVAPLKDPPKSSDVMADLLKLMASPNLASRRWIWEQYDQQVGGDTVQRPGGDAAVVRVHGSKKALAMTTDCTPRYCYADPYEGGKQAIAEAYRNLSAVGARPLAVTNCLNFGNPQRPEIMTQFVECLRGMGDACRALDFPIVSGNVSLYNESKATGGGSAILPTPAIGGVGLVDDWVKTATVGFKAEAEKILLIGADARAQPEVGQSLWLDVCHGRRDGPPPRVNLEAERKNSEFVRMLIAEGFATAVHDCSDGGTFVAVAEMALAGNIGARLVIDTFEDEVDSEVENHAASLFGETQGRFVVTERLDQHAVEKLARDNGVGCCFIGWTAGDTIAIDRADRSVIAEVPLAEIRAFNEGFFPKLMGGELTPEF, from the coding sequence ATGGACGTTCTGGAAGCTTCCCGCATCACGCCCGAAATGGTCGTCGAACACGGCCTCAGCCCCGAAGAGTATGACCGGATCCTGAAAGCGCTGGGCCGCGAGCCAAACCTCGTCGAACTCGGCATTTTCTCCGTCATGTGGTCCGAGCACTGCAGCTACAAAAGCTCGCGCGTCCATTTGAAGAAGCTGCCGACCGAAGCACCCTGGGTCATCTGCGGTCCGGGCGAGAATGCTGGCGTGATCGACATTGGCGACGGCGACGCGGCAATCTTCAAGATGGAGAGCCATAATCACCCGTCGTACATCGAGCCGTACCAGGGGGCGGCCACGGGCGTGGGCGGCATCCTGCGCGACGTGTTCACGATGGGCGCGCGGCCCGTGGCGAACCTCAACGCCCTACGGTTCGGGCGGCCCGATCATCCGAAGATGCGGCACCTGATCGCTGGCGTCGTCGCGGGGATCGGTGGCTACGGCAATTGCGTCGGCGTCCCGACCGTTGGCGGCGAAGTCAATTTCGACCAGGCTTATGACGGCAACATCCTGGTCAACGCGATGACGGTTGGTGTCGCGAAGACGGACAAGATCTTTTATTCCGCCGCGAGTGGGATCGGCAATCCGATCGTCTACGTCGGCTCCAAGACCGGTCGCGATGGAATCCACGGCGCGACCATGGCCAGCGCTGATTTCGACGAGAACAGCGATGAGAAGCGCCCGACCGTGCAGGTTGGTGATCCCTTCACCGAAAAGCTTCTTATAGAGGCCTGCCTTGAGCTGATGGCGACCGACGCCATCGTCGCCATCCAAGACATGGGCGCGGCGGGGCTAACCAGCTCTTCGGTCGAGATGGCGTCGAAGGGCGGTGCGGGCATCCGGCTCGACATGAACAAGGTGCCCTGCCGCGAGACCGGCATGACGCCCTATGAAATGATGCTGTCGGAGAGCCAGGAACGTATGCTCATGGTGCTCAAGCCCGGCCGCGAGCCCGAGGCGGAGGCGATCTTCCGCAAGTGGGAATTGGATTTCGCGGTCATTGGCGAAGTGACTGACACCGGGCACATGGTCCTGGAATTCAACGGAGAAGTCGTGTGCGACATTCCGCTGGACCCGCTCGCGGACGAGGCGCCGCTATACGACCGGCCGCATCTTCCACTCCCCAAGTACAAAGCTTGGGCGAACGTGGCGCCACTTAAGGATCCGCCGAAAAGCAGCGATGTGATGGCCGACTTGCTCAAGCTCATGGCCTCGCCGAACCTCGCCTCGCGCCGCTGGATCTGGGAGCAGTACGACCAGCAGGTCGGTGGCGACACGGTCCAGCGTCCGGGCGGCGATGCGGCCGTCGTGCGCGTGCATGGATCGAAGAAAGCGCTCGCGATGACAACCGATTGCACGCCGCGTTATTGCTATGCCGACCCATATGAGGGGGGGAAGCAGGCGATTGCGGAAGCCTACCGAAATCTATCCGCGGTCGGTGCGCGGCCGCTTGCGGTCACCAACTGCCTGAACTTCGGCAATCCACAGCGCCCTGAAATCATGACGCAATTTGTCGAGTGCTTGCGCGGCATGGGCGACGCCTGCCGCGCGCTCGATTTTCCGATCGTGAGCGGCAATGTCAGCCTCTACAATGAAAGCAAGGCAACCGGGGGTGGCTCGGCGATCTTACCGACCCCGGCGATCGGTGGCGTTGGACTTGTCGATGATTGGGTCAAAACTGCCACGGTCGGATTCAAAGCCGAAGCAGAGAAGATTCTCCTGATTGGCGCGGATGCCCGGGCGCAGCCCGAAGTGGGCCAATCCTTGTGGCTGGATGTATGTCACGGTCGCCGTGATGGCCCGCCGCCGCGCGTAAACCTCGAGGCCGAGCGCAAGAACTCCGAATTCGTCCGCATGTTGATCGCCGAAGGCTTCGCCACCGCCGTGCACGACTGTTCGGACGGAGGCACTTTCGTCGCCGTTGCGGAGATGGCGCTGGCCGGCAACATCGGCGCGCGATTGGTGATCGACACGTTTGAGGACGAGGTCGACAGTGAGGTTGAAAATCATGCGGCGTCCCTCTTTGGCGAAACGCAGGGACGCTTCGTCGTCACCGAGCGGCTTGATCAGCACGCCGTCGAGAAACTTGCGCGCGACAATGGCGTTGGCTGCTGCTTCATTGGCTGGACCGCCGGCGACACGATCGCCATTGATCGGGCTGACCGGTCGGTGATCGCGGAGGTGCCGCTCGCCGAGATCCGTGCATTCAACGAGGGCTTCTTCCCCAAGCTAATGGGTGGCGAGCTGACGCCGGAGTTCTAG
- a CDS encoding sensor histidine kinase, producing MPTTLRIALLAGLLALLSNLAVIGFIYLRTNDQAVATVRQQVVEQGKVLSDVYRSGGQPALDDAIEDTMTYADPQTVITLLSPQGQQIRGNIEPSSASSLPRQDGYQHALVRVKGQTTPHEAALIAYRLPTDQWLLSGRLAGEAFALRETLERSLFIALIVAGLLGLFCGLILANYVGRRVGEIASVADRISARDLSQRVPLSGTGDAFDRLGVQINAMLDRITGLMEELRLLTDSLAHDLRSPVSRLRSAAQAAAETTDPGEQEERLGSVVRQADSLMRILTAVLEISRSEALTGRNQFNWFDLGELTAELAEMYDPLIEERGAALEFERPARTIPLFGHRQLLAQAISNLVENAIRYGADGGSVRIGITPGEREIKIEVSDRGPGIPADRRAEARRRFGRLDSSRSEEGAGLGLALAESIAHLHQGKLLLEDNSPGLRTVLLLPVITGDNGRG from the coding sequence GTGCCAACAACCCTTCGGATCGCCCTGCTGGCAGGGCTTCTTGCGCTGCTGTCGAATCTCGCGGTCATTGGATTCATCTATTTGCGCACCAACGACCAGGCTGTGGCCACGGTGCGCCAGCAGGTGGTTGAGCAGGGCAAGGTTCTGTCTGACGTTTACCGTTCAGGCGGTCAGCCGGCGTTGGATGACGCGATTGAAGACACGATGACCTACGCAGACCCGCAAACGGTCATCACGCTTCTGTCCCCGCAAGGACAGCAGATCAGGGGCAATATCGAGCCATCCTCGGCAAGCTCGCTGCCCCGGCAGGACGGGTATCAGCACGCTTTGGTTCGGGTGAAAGGCCAGACCACGCCGCATGAAGCAGCGCTGATCGCCTACCGGTTACCGACCGATCAATGGCTGCTCAGCGGTCGACTGGCGGGCGAAGCCTTCGCGCTGCGCGAAACGCTTGAACGATCTTTGTTCATCGCGCTCATCGTCGCCGGTCTGCTTGGCCTGTTCTGCGGTCTCATTCTCGCCAACTACGTGGGGCGCCGAGTGGGCGAGATCGCCAGCGTCGCCGACCGGATCAGTGCGCGCGACCTATCGCAGCGGGTCCCACTATCCGGTACCGGCGACGCGTTTGACCGCCTTGGCGTCCAAATTAACGCCATGCTCGATCGCATCACGGGGCTGATGGAAGAGTTGCGGCTGCTGACAGACAGTCTGGCGCACGACCTGCGGTCGCCAGTCAGCCGCTTGCGCTCGGCCGCACAGGCGGCTGCCGAAACGACCGACCCGGGCGAACAGGAAGAAAGACTGGGCAGCGTTGTCCGCCAAGCCGATTCCCTGATGCGCATTCTCACGGCCGTTCTGGAAATCAGCCGGTCTGAAGCCCTGACCGGGCGCAATCAGTTCAACTGGTTCGACTTGGGTGAACTAACGGCGGAACTCGCGGAGATGTATGATCCTCTTATCGAGGAGCGCGGAGCCGCGCTGGAATTCGAGCGCCCGGCACGAACCATACCGTTGTTCGGCCACCGCCAATTGCTCGCACAGGCGATCAGCAATCTCGTCGAAAATGCTATTCGATACGGGGCTGATGGCGGCAGTGTTCGAATCGGGATCACGCCCGGCGAGCGAGAGATCAAAATTGAAGTCTCCGATAGGGGGCCCGGCATTCCGGCCGATCGCCGGGCCGAGGCCCGCCGCCGTTTTGGACGCTTGGATTCCAGTCGCTCGGAGGAGGGTGCCGGGCTTGGCCTCGCGCTCGCTGAATCAATTGCGCATCTCCACCAGGGCAAGCTGCTGCTAGAGGACAATTCACCTGGCCTGCGCACCGTTCTGTTGCTCCCGGTGATCACTGGCGACAACGGACGCGGCTAA
- the panB gene encoding 3-methyl-2-oxobutanoate hydroxymethyltransferase gives MSTFTIDTATSRATPSPVPGKRMTAPALRARKVDGSTAEPIVMLTAYTMRMAQLLDPHCEMLLVGDSLGQVIYGLPSTIPVTLEMMCAHGAAVVRGSWHALVAVDMPFGSYEQSPEQAFANASRILKETGCAAVKLEGGAAMAPTVEFLVQRGIPVIGHVGLTPQAVNTLGGYGARGRQEQEKRKILFDARTIDAAGAFCIVVEGVLEELADEITSAVSVPVIGIGASANCDGQVLVTDDMLGLFERTPRFVKRYDDLATRIGEAAQAYAEEVRRRRFPTADQTYRSKA, from the coding sequence ATGTCCACCTTCACCATCGATACCGCCACTAGTCGCGCAACCCCATCGCCGGTGCCAGGCAAGAGGATGACGGCGCCGGCCCTTCGCGCGCGAAAAGTCGATGGTTCGACCGCCGAACCGATCGTCATGCTGACCGCTTACACGATGCGAATGGCGCAACTGCTCGATCCGCACTGCGAAATGCTGCTGGTCGGCGATAGCCTCGGGCAAGTCATCTATGGATTGCCATCGACCATCCCAGTGACTCTGGAGATGATGTGCGCGCATGGCGCCGCGGTCGTCCGCGGAAGCTGGCACGCATTGGTGGCCGTCGACATGCCCTTCGGCAGCTACGAGCAATCACCGGAGCAAGCTTTCGCCAACGCCTCGCGCATCCTAAAGGAAACCGGTTGTGCCGCGGTGAAACTGGAGGGCGGGGCGGCGATGGCGCCGACGGTCGAATTCCTGGTTCAGCGGGGAATTCCTGTCATCGGCCATGTCGGCTTGACGCCGCAGGCCGTGAATACACTTGGCGGCTATGGCGCTCGAGGCCGGCAGGAGCAGGAAAAGCGCAAGATACTCTTCGATGCGCGGACAATCGACGCGGCGGGCGCCTTTTGCATCGTCGTGGAAGGCGTGCTCGAAGAACTGGCCGACGAGATTACCTCCGCGGTATCGGTACCGGTGATCGGTATCGGCGCTTCGGCGAACTGCGACGGCCAAGTCCTGGTGACCGACGACATGCTGGGTTTGTTCGAAAGAACCCCTCGTTTCGTGAAGCGTTATGACGACTTGGCGACGAGGATCGGCGAAGCAGCGCAAGCCTATGCGGAGGAAGTGCGCAGGCGCCGCTTTCCGACGGCGGACCAGACCTACCGGTCGAAGGCCTGA
- a CDS encoding response regulator transcription factor yields MGRKILLIEDDRETASYLAKGLTQEGHCVDEAHNGQDGLFRATDGSFDLIILDRMLPGLDGLSVLRALRAAHIETPVLVLSALASVGDRIEGLECGSDDYLVKPFSFAELLARVNALLRRREARIDPAQHRLTVGDLEIEPLSRTVKRGGKKLDLKPREYLLLEYFARNEGRVVTRTMLLEQVWDYHFDPGTNVIDVHVSRLRRKLDEGYDKPLLHTVRGAGYMLAA; encoded by the coding sequence ATGGGCCGCAAGATCTTGCTGATTGAGGACGATCGCGAGACCGCGTCCTATCTTGCCAAGGGACTCACCCAGGAAGGCCATTGCGTCGATGAAGCGCACAACGGCCAGGACGGCCTGTTTCGCGCCACCGACGGCAGTTTCGACCTGATCATTCTCGACCGCATGTTGCCCGGCCTAGACGGCCTCTCCGTTCTGCGCGCTTTGCGTGCGGCGCACATCGAGACCCCCGTCCTTGTCCTCTCCGCACTTGCGTCGGTCGGCGACCGGATCGAAGGCCTCGAGTGCGGGTCAGACGACTATCTCGTGAAGCCATTTTCCTTTGCGGAACTTCTGGCTCGGGTGAACGCGTTGTTGCGTCGCCGCGAGGCGCGGATCGACCCTGCCCAGCATCGGCTGACGGTTGGTGACCTGGAGATCGAACCGCTGTCGCGCACCGTCAAACGCGGCGGCAAGAAGCTTGATCTCAAGCCGCGCGAATACCTCCTGCTCGAGTATTTTGCCCGCAATGAAGGGCGCGTCGTCACTCGCACGATGCTGCTGGAGCAAGTGTGGGATTATCACTTCGACCCAGGCACGAACGTGATCGACGTGCATGTCAGCAGGCTGCGGCGAAAGCTCGACGAAGGATACGACAAGCCCCTGCTGCATACGGTTCGCGGCGCGGGCTACATGCTGGCGGCTTGA
- a CDS encoding Rrf2 family transcriptional regulator, which yields MIAQKTRYALRSLLFLAEQSSGVPVQLGRIAETQRVPPKYLELIMLDLKKAGLVKSSRGPRGGYQLAREANAISFGEIVRTMEGPIALVPCASVNFYAPCGDCHDEATCAIRRAFMVLRDQSTTVLDSISLAQGAEWEDRLPT from the coding sequence ATGATCGCACAGAAGACCCGTTACGCGTTACGCTCCCTGTTGTTTCTCGCCGAGCAGTCCAGCGGCGTGCCGGTTCAACTCGGCCGCATCGCGGAAACTCAGCGAGTTCCGCCGAAGTATCTCGAGCTGATCATGCTCGACTTGAAGAAAGCGGGGCTGGTGAAGAGCTCTCGGGGACCTCGCGGCGGCTATCAATTGGCGAGAGAAGCCAACGCGATCTCCTTCGGCGAAATTGTCCGAACGATGGAAGGGCCGATTGCACTTGTCCCGTGCGCGAGCGTGAATTTCTACGCACCGTGCGGGGACTGTCACGACGAAGCTACTTGCGCCATTCGGCGAGCTTTCATGGTGTTACGCGATCAAAGCACCACCGTACTGGACAGTATCAGCCTGGCGCAGGGCGCGGAATGGGAAGACCGTCTACCGACCTGA